The Candidatus Defluviibacterium haderslevense DNA window TGCTTCAAACAATTTGTTATCATTGTCTTCAACATAGTTTTTAAAATCACTATAACGTGAATTTACACCGTGAAAAATGTCAAAGCCATTACCTATTATGTATAGTTGTTTGTTGTTCATTTTCTATTCTTTGATAGTCGTTCTAAAATTGATTTTAACATTTCGCTTTAACAATATGATACTTAAAACATGCGTTTATTTTTAATACTTAAAGATAATTAATCATTTGATTTTCATTTATTAAATTATATTAGAAACAAAATTGATCCAGACTAATATAACAATAAATTCTGGGGTAATTAAATAAGTAAATCCCTCTAACTTAGTTTACAAGCATTGAAATGCACATATATGATATTACAGCAATTTACTTTTAAATTTAATATCATATAATCAACTGAATACTATAAACCAAAAAGCCTAAACACCCGTTATTATAAATCCATACACCTTCCCTACTCCCACTTGACAAATATATCCAAACTTATTTGATTGTTTTATAATTCCTGCAGAATTTATTTATTTAATCAGCACTAGACTGCAAAATTTCTTCTGCATTTCAACCCATTCAACTACTTTAAGGTTTAATGGAGGATTCCTAATAGGATGTTTGAATGGAGCCAAAAGCTTTAAGCTTCATATGGAATGATGATAAGCATTCCTAATAAGTTCCATCTCACCAACATCAAATCCTTAAAAACGCCCAATTACCCCAAATAATTAAGTACAACTCACAAGCAAGTATCTACGGTCGCTCTACCCTCGAGGTACGGCTGGGGTACCAAGCTGTCTTGTCCTAAAATAGCTATACAGGTTAATAAATAAATCCTAAAATGACTATGCAAATATAATTTTTAATCCTAAGTAAGGTATACAGTGTTTAAAAATAGTATTTATTATAGTTTTTCCACCTTTTGGGTAATGTTTCAAATTGTAGATGAGCTTGATCAGGAGTCAAATAATCACAACTTCCATGAGGCCTTAATTCATTGTAGGCTTTAATGGAATGTTTAACAAGATTATAAGTTTGATCAAATCCCAAATGAGTTTGATGAAGATTAAATTCAGTTTTGATAATACCATTTACTCTTTCTGCTAATGCATTTTCATAAGGATCTCCATTGTCAGTCATACTAATTTTAATATTATGTTGATTAAGTAAATGAACATATTGATGTGAACAATATTGAGAACCTCTATCCGAATGATGAATAATGGGATGGTCATAAATTCTATTATTTAATGCCATTCGTAAGGCCTCAACACACCCTTCTGCCTGTAAATCATTACGAAAACAGTAACCAATAATTTTTCTGGAAAAAGCATCTGTAATCAAACTAAGATAGCCCCAATAGTTAGTTAATCTAATATAGGTAATATCACTTACCCAAACTTGTTCGGGTTTAGTTATAGTAATGTCTTTAATGAGATTGCAGTATTTTTTCATCCAGTGTTTTGAATCCGTAGTAATGGCTTTTCTTTTTCGTTGTCTAATCATCAATTTATATTCTGAAAGTAAATCAAAAAGATAATCTCTACCAATTTTTATATTGTGAGATTGAAGAGTTGGTTTTAGTAAATGAAATAATTTTCTTGTACCAAGTCTGGCAAGTTGTTTTCTAATGGAAATAACTTCTTGAAGAATTATGTCATCACGGATACTAATTTTTTGCTTAGTCCATAAATGGTCATAAAAAGCATGTCTAGTTTTGCCAAACAGTTTGCAAAGCCTTCCGATCCCTATTTTAGGATTGTCTTGTTTTGTTTTAAGGACTGCTTGGCACCAGACTTTTTTCTAATATCAATGTTGAGTTGTTCTTCTGCAAGATCAATAAGTGTATTAAGAGCCTTGATTTTAAGCTCAGCTTCTTCTAAAGCCTTTTCCAAAGCTAGTTCGTTTGAGCCTATATTTTTAGTTAGATTTTTAGACATCACTTGTCCATTTAACTCACAAAGTTGGTCATTTTCATTTTTAAATTGAATAATCCAATCTCTAATTAATTTACTGTTTTTAATCCCATATGCATCTTGAACTTCTTGGATGCTCATTCTTCCTTGCTCAATGGCACTTACAATAGTACGTTTTTGGAGCTTCGAATAGCTTTTCCGCTTGATATTGTCCTTGTAGTGAATTGATCCGTAATCTTTCATCCATCTATCAATAGATCTCTTTCCTAATCCATATTGGTCTTGCAATTCCTTCCGTGGGTGTCCGGATTCAATATCGCTAACGATCTTTAAGATTAAACGCTTGTCATATCGACCTTGCTTTTTCCTGGTTTGTGCATTAAATTCCTGATCCTTTTGTACCATAAACAGTTTTTTTGTGTATAGTTTTTTTAGGACGGGTCAAGCTCAAATAATGTAGCTCGTCCACTTATAACTTTAGCTATCAATATTAAAATTTTTAAAAAAAAAACAAGACAGGCCAAATCATTTTTGCATAAAGAAATTCGTTTAATTAATTCACGCAAACTGTTTTTGATCATAGTCAAAAAAGGCAATTCATTCCCATTTTACCTCATATATCCAAAAATATTAGAATCCTGCACTTAAAGTGTGGCTTGGAGGATACCAAACCTACCCCAGCGTCGTGGATACTTGCTGGAGGGTTGTGCCAAAGTTCATGTGAGACTATGGATACATTCATTAGCACAACACTTAAGTCTGGGCATACGATAGATTACTCAAGTGATTTATAGAGCCTATTTAATTCAATATATTTTGGCGTAATGTAGCCGCTACCTTGAAAGGTAAAAATTATTGAGGTACGCAATGACTCCCCTACTCCTCCCCCATAAACGGGTAAGTATAATCCATCGGAGGATTAAAGTTTTCTTTGATGGTTCTTGGTGACACCCATCGGATCAGATTGAAGACCGATCCCGCTTTATCATTCGTACCTGAAGCTCGGGCACCACCAAATGGTTGTTGCCCTACCACGGCCCCGGTAGGCTTGTCATTAATGTAGAAATTCCCTGCAGCGTTTCTGAGTTTCTGACTGCTCATTCGGATGACCTCTCGATCCTGCGCAAAAATCGCTCCCGTCAATGCATAGTCTGCCGTGTTATCTACTAGCTCAAGGACTTGATCATAATCTTGATCTTCATAGACATATATCGTCAGTACCGGACCAAATAGTTCTTCGCACATGGTTACATATTTAGGATCCGAAGTCAATATAATGGTCGGTTCTATAAAATACCCTACGGTCTTATCACAATGTCCACCACACAGGATTTTGGCATTCGTATCTGCTTTGGCCTGATCGATGTAAGACTTCAATTTGTCAAACGCTTTTTCGTCGATCACCGCATTGATGAAATTTCTAAAATCTTCCGGACTTCCCATTTTCATATCCGCGATGTCTGCCAGTAATTCGCGCTCTACATCCGGCCACAAGGTCTTCGGGATGTAAGCCCTGGAAGCGGCACTGCATTTTTGGCCTTGAAATTCAAAAGCTCCACGCGACAAAGCCACAGCCACTGCTTTGGCATTTGCGGAAGGGTGAGCTAAGACGAAATCCTTCCCCCCTGTTTCACCAACCAGCCTTGGAAAAGACCTGTAGAGGCTTAAATTTGAGGCTACCGTGGCATTTATAGAGCGGAATACTCCCGTAGATCCCGTGAAGTGTAATCCGGCAAATTCCCGGTGTTTAAATATTTCACCACCTGCCGTAGATCCATCCACAAAGACCAGATTAATGACCCCCGGTGGCAAGCCCGCCTCTTCGAGGATTTCCATAATCAGCGATGCGGAGTAGATTTGTGTTTCTGCGGGTTTCCATACGATGGTATTGCCCATCAGCGCAGGAGCACAAGGCAGATTACCGGCTATAGACGTAAAATTAAATGGTGTCAAGGCAAATATAAATCCTTCCAATGGGCGATATTCCATCTGATTCCAGATCAAAGGCGCGGATATAGGCTGGATCTCATAGATCTGTTTTAGAAAAGCCACATTGAATCTCAGAAAATCACAGAACTCACACACCGCATCAATTTCTGCCTGAAATATATTCTTCGATTGGCCCAACATGGTCATGGCATTAGTACGCGCACGATAAGGACCAGCGATAAGATCAGCAGCTTTGAGGAATATGGCAGCCCGATCCGACCAAGGCATCATTTCCCAGGCTTCCTTTGCAGCCAAAGCCGCCTGTATGGCATCATTGACCTCCTTCGCACCTCCCTTGTAATAATATCCCAAGGTATGATTCAATTCATGAGGTGGAAATATTCTCTTGCGTACATCTGTCTTGATGCGCTTTCCGTTAATGGTCATCAAGACCTCTAGTTCCTTGGATTTAAGAGCTGCAAGTTCCTTTTTGACCGCTAATTTTTCCTTAGATCCCGGACCGTAAGGCAGTATAGGTTCATTAACCGGATTAGGAATGTGGTGGATGATATTACTCATATTCTTTACATTTAGGCTGCAAAGAAACGATCATTTTTTGACACTGACAAGATCGGGTACAAAAGCAGAAATATCCCCTCCGCCCAGGATCAACTCCCGCACGATGGTAGAACTGATGTGACTGAGTTCGGGTTTCGCAATGAAGAATAGCGTTTCCAGATCGGTAGCTATCGTATTGTGGATCTGCGATATGGTTCTTTCATAATCGAAATCCGTAGCATTTCGGATTCCCCGGACCAGATATTTGGCTCCCACTTTTTGACAAAAATGCAGGGTCAATCCTTCGAAATGATCCACTTTCACCTTGGGCTCATCCTTGAAGATCTCCTGAATCCAACGTATCCGTTCATCCAAGGAAAACAAATTCTTCTTTTGAGAATTGATCCCGATCGCCACAATGACTTCATCAAACAATGGCAACGCCCTTCGAATAATATCGATATGTCCGAACGTAATTGGATCATAAGACCCGGGTATGACTGCAATTTTCACCCCACAAAATTAAGGTAATAATTTGGGATAATACGATTACACCAATAAAATGATCTTTTAATGTTTTGGGCGTTCCCTTCGGGCGGGCTATCCGCTCATAGTCCTCGTCTCATCTCGTCTATACCTGTCTCGTCGAAGTATGAGACGAGACGGGCTATCCGCTTCTATCCCTAACGCAACCGAGAAACTCTGCAAGATAAAATCAAACCACTGCTAGACTATTTTCAGAACTTCTTACTCTCCTCAAGTAAACATAATCTTCCATTAAGCAAACTCGCAAATTAAATCCTATGTAAAATACATGTTAATTTGTAGACAGAGAAATTTGATCCGGCCTTAAAGGATAAGCCGTTAAAAAATGATGCAATGAAACCGTTAAAAATTCAAAACTGTTTGA harbors:
- a CDS encoding IS3 family transposase; the protein is MGIGRLCKLFGKTRHAFYDHLWTKQKISIRDDIILQEVISIRKQLARLGTRKLFHLLKPTLQSHNIKIGRDYLFDLLSEYKLMIRQRKRKAITTDSKHWMKKYCNLIKDITITKPEQVWVSDITYIRLTNYWGYLSLITDAFSRKIIGYCFRNDLQAEGCVEALRMALNNRIYDHPIIHHSDRGSQYCSHQYVHLLNQHNIKISMTDNGDPYENALAERVNGIIKTEFNLHQTHLGFDQTYNLVKHSIKAYNELRPHGSCDYLTPDQAHLQFETLPKRWKNYNKYYF
- the pruA gene encoding L-glutamate gamma-semialdehyde dehydrogenase codes for the protein MSNIIHHIPNPVNEPILPYGPGSKEKLAVKKELAALKSKELEVLMTINGKRIKTDVRKRIFPPHELNHTLGYYYKGGAKEVNDAIQAALAAKEAWEMMPWSDRAAIFLKAADLIAGPYRARTNAMTMLGQSKNIFQAEIDAVCEFCDFLRFNVAFLKQIYEIQPISAPLIWNQMEYRPLEGFIFALTPFNFTSIAGNLPCAPALMGNTIVWKPAETQIYSASLIMEILEEAGLPPGVINLVFVDGSTAGGEIFKHREFAGLHFTGSTGVFRSINATVASNLSLYRSFPRLVGETGGKDFVLAHPSANAKAVAVALSRGAFEFQGQKCSAASRAYIPKTLWPDVERELLADIADMKMGSPEDFRNFINAVIDEKAFDKLKSYIDQAKADTNAKILCGGHCDKTVGYFIEPTIILTSDPKYVTMCEELFGPVLTIYVYEDQDYDQVLELVDNTADYALTGAIFAQDREVIRMSSQKLRNAAGNFYINDKPTGAVVGQQPFGGARASGTNDKAGSVFNLIRWVSPRTIKENFNPPMDYTYPFMGEE
- a CDS encoding transposase, giving the protein MVQKDQEFNAQTRKKQGRYDKRLILKIVSDIESGHPRKELQDQYGLGKRSIDRWMKDYGSIHYKDNIKRKSYSKLQKRTIVSAIEQGRMSIQEVQDAYGIKNSKLIRDWIIQFKNENDQLCELNGQVMSKNLTKNIGSNELALEKALEEAELKIKALNTLIDLAEEQLNIDIRKKSGAKQSLKQNKTILK
- the coaD gene encoding pantetheine-phosphate adenylyltransferase gives rise to the protein MKIAVIPGSYDPITFGHIDIIRRALPLFDEVIVAIGINSQKKNLFSLDERIRWIQEIFKDEPKVKVDHFEGLTLHFCQKVGAKYLVRGIRNATDFDYERTISQIHNTIATDLETLFFIAKPELSHISSTIVRELILGGGDISAFVPDLVSVKK